The following proteins come from a genomic window of Panicum hallii strain FIL2 chromosome 8, PHallii_v3.1, whole genome shotgun sequence:
- the LOC112903187 gene encoding uncharacterized protein LOC112903187: MSLVASVAAPKLPCAAPPHCILLARPDADPSRVSWAHTAGRHSAATGQPNPDAPRSDARPRCRHCPQLPTSSSHAGDDMEDEDYMEEEDLEDLDGKDLNENDSDCEDMDVKDMDGHDWDGEDRHQETDGDAENIGSNNGGSIINEFCDFCNEHDMW, translated from the exons ATGTCGCTGGTGGCGTCGGTGGCCGCGCCGAAGCTGCCAtgcgccgcccctccccactgCATTTTGCTAGCAAGGCCCGACGCAGACCCATCTAGGGTTTCGTGGGCCcacaccgccggccgccactcCGCAGCAACGGGTCAGCCAAACCCCGACGCCCCTAGGTCCGACGCTAGGCCCAGGTGTCGGCACTGCCCCCAG TTACCTACTAGTTCATCCCACGCTGGAGACGACATGGAAGATGAGGACTACATGGAAGAAGAGGACCTGGAGGACCTTGATGGGAAGGACCTTAATGAGAATGACTCCGATTGTGAAGACATGGATGTGAAGGACATGGATGGACATGACTGGGATGGTGAGGACAGACATCAGGAAACGGATGGTGATGCAGAAAACATTGGCAGCAACAATGGTGGATCAATCATCAATGAGTTTTGTGACTTCTGCAATGAACATGACATGTGGTAA